The following proteins are encoded in a genomic region of Neurospora crassa OR74A linkage group VI, whole genome shotgun sequence:
- a CDS encoding glucan 1,3-beta-glucosidase, with protein sequence MPPPRDSSPERDYRPRRQSAQRRSRNSSAVRNSDDNGERGERAGREPRRRSRRPEPGTSVPPITRGEPRGESSNGSSATLSAAALAQLNKQNAKRKASPKKEVKRALERSYDAQSERDVAWEREQERERERMREARRESRMRREKEREREQQEKERERERERVRERERERERDRERERQRGRAKPPRVATVESEDEYRYAPSRKPRDSRDAARDDRTRPKPRIMPPDSDDEYQYLTAKKREERARKRAPAMESDDEYQRLTPHRRTDSDDKGYRVVDARPDKPKSYERLRPDNRAGEDRSRLRVASGPMLEQGIRARNVSGGMLEKGGFMARFQNLRGGHGGPSMSSSSGYESVDKMSDDIGSSPPKRKRKKLWIAVGIGVVIVIIIIIIAVTVSKKKSDDGDGKGSNDTPSQGLGDISPDDIPADAPAWLNPFKWADTTDFNLTYTAQTVGDLPVMGLFSQWDDSKAANDQVPALNKPWGDYSKRPARGVNVGGWLSLEPFITPSLFAYDLRLGIVDEYTLCTHLGSRCESVFEKHYATFVTEQTFKEIADAGLDHVRIPFSYWAVQTYDGDPYVFRTSWRYLLRAIEWCRKYGLRVNLDLHGLPGSQNGWNHSGRQGYIGWLNGTDGDLNAKRSLEIHDRLSKFFAQDRYKNIISHYGLANEPKMTFLSVDAVLQWIEDAYALVRKNGVKDAIVVFGDGFRGLANWQGELQDLGDGAALDVHQYVIFNTNQIVYKHHDKIKYACEGWTEQTELSMDRSRGYGPTLVAEWSQADTDCAKYLTNVGWGNRWTGTLLTGSESSDVSTPRCPYTDSRCDCIAANAPPDQWSDDYKTFLKMFAEAQMYSFEKGWGWFYWLWDTEDAYQWSYKKGLAAGVLPEKAYQRDFNCDVSKIPSFDNLSEAF encoded by the exons ATGCCACCCCCAAGGGATTCGTCCCCGGAACGGGACTACAGGCCCAGGAGACAGTCGGCACAGAGACGCAGCCGCAACTCTTCAGCGGTCAGGAATAGTGATGATAACGGTGAGCGTGGTGAGCGTGCCGGTCGGGAGCCAAGGCGCAGAAGCAGGAGACCCGAACCCGGCACCAGCGTACCGCCAATCACCAGAGGAGAACCCAGAGGAGAATCGTCAAACGGCAGTTCAGCAACCCTTTCAGCAGCAGCTCTGGCCCAGCTCAACAAGCAGAATGCAAAGCGGAAAGCCAGCCCAAAGAAAGAGGTCAAACGAGCTCTGGAGCGAAGCTATGACGCTCAGAGCGAGAGGGATGTAGCATGGGAACGGGAgcaggaaagggaaagggaacgCATGCGCGAGGCCCGGAGAGAGTCAAGGATGCGACGCGAGAAGGAGCGGGAGAGAGAGCAGCAGGAAAAGGAGCGTGAACGGGAGAGGGAACGAGTccgggaaagggaaagggaacgGGAAAGGGATCGCGAAAGGGAAAGACAGAGAGGAAGGGCCAAGCCACCAAGGGTGGCAACGGTGGAAAGCGAGGACGAGTACCGATACGCTCCCTCAAGGAAACCAAGGGATTCCAGAGATGCGGCCAGGGATGACAGAACACGACCTAAGCCCAGAATAATGCCACCCGATAGCGACGACGAGTACCAGTATCTTACGGCcaagaagagagaagaaagggCCAGGAAAAGGGCCCCGGCAATGGAGAGTGACGACGAGTACCAACGACTTACCCCGCATAGGAGAACAGACAGTGACGACAAGGGTTACCGAGTTGTGGATGCCCGGCCTGACAAACCCAAAAGTTATGAACGGTTACGGCCAGATAACAGAGCAGGAGAGGACAGGAGCCGGCTCAGGGTTGCAAGCGGTCCTATGCTTGAGCAGGGGATAAGGGCACGGAACGTCAGCGGTGGCATGCTAGAGAAAGGCGGCTTCATGGCGAGATTTCAGAATCTCCGTGGTGGCCATGGCGGGCCAAGTATGTCGTCCAGCAGTGGTTATGAATCCGTGGACAAGATGAGCGATGATATAGGGTCCTCACCACCCAAGAGGAAACGGAAGAAGCTGTGGATTGCGGTTGGTATCGGTGTGGTTATcgtcatcattatcatcattaTCGCCGTGACTGTCAGCAAAAAGAAGtccgacgacggcgacggcaaGGGTAGCAACGACACGCCTTCACAGGGCTTGGGCGATATTTCACCCGACGACATCCCCGCCGACGCACCAGCCTGGCTAAATCCCTTCAAGTGGGCCGACACGACCGACTTCAACCTCACCTACACGGCCCAGACAGTCGGCGACCTACCTGTCATGGGTCTTTTCTCCCAATGGGACGACTCCAAAGCTGCCAACGACCAGGTTCCAGCTCTCAACAAGCCCTGGGGGGACTACTCCAAGCGACCCGCCCGAGGCGTCAACGTCGGCGGCTGGCTCAGTCTCGAGCCCTTCATcaccccttccctcttcgCCTACGACCTGCGTTTGGGCATCGTTGACGAATACACGCTCTGCACTCACCTCGGCTCCCGGTGCGAGTCCGTATTCGAAAAACACTACGCCACCTTCGTAACCGAGCAGACCTTTAAGGAGATCGCCGATGCCGGGCTCGATCACGTCCGCATACCTTTTTCCTACTGGGCCGTGCAGACCTATGACGGCGACCCATACGTCTTCCGCACCTCGTGGCGCTACCTCCTGCGCGCCATCGAGTGGTGCCGCAAGTACGGCCTGCGCGTCAACCTGGACCTGCACGGCCTCCCGGGTTCCCAAAATGGGTGGAACCACTCCGGCCGCCAGGGCTACATCGGCTGGCTAAATGGAACAGACGGCGACCTCAACGCCAAGCGTTCCCTGGAAATCCACGACCGACTTTCAAAGTTCTTTGCCCAGGACCGATACAAGAACATCATCTCCCACTATGGCCTGGCCAACGAGCCGAAAATGACTTTTTTGTCCGTCGACGCCGTTCTCCAATGGATCGAAGACGCCTATGCGCTCGTACGCAAAAACGGCGTCAAAGACGCCATCGTCGTCTTTGGTGATGGCTTCCGCGGCCTCGCCAACTGGCAGGGTGAATTGCAAGACCTGGGCGACGGCGCCGCACTCGACGTGCACCAGTACGTCATTTTCAACACCAACCAGATTGTGTACAAGCATCACGACAAGATCAAGTACGCGTGCGAGGGGTGGACGGAGCAGACGGAGCTGTCGATGGATCGTTCCAGGGGTTACGGTCCGACGCTGGTGGCTGAGTGGTCCCAGGCTGATACGGATTGTGCAAAGTATTTGACGAACGTCGGTTGGGGGAATCGGTGGACGGGGACGCTGCTTACGGGAAGTGAGAGCAGCGATGTGTCGACGCCACGGTGTCCTTACACGGACAGCAGGTGTGATTGCATTGCTGCCAATGCGCCGCCGGATCAGTGGAGTGATGATTACAAGACCTTTTTGAAAATGTTTGCGGAGGCGCAGATGTATAGCTTTGAGAAAGGGTGGGGGTGGTTTTATTGGCTTTGGGATACTGAGGATGC GTATCAATGGAGCTACAAAAAGGGTTTGGCGGCCGGTGTCTTGCCTGAGAAGGCGTACCAGAGAGATTTCAACTGCGACGTGTCCAAGATCCCGTCGTTCGATAACCTCTCAGAGGCTTTTTGA
- a CDS encoding 2-oxoisovalerate dehydrogenase beta subunit, which yields MRGSTIRPKAQCLRSLSKGLTKRPSAGLRSVPVAATLAPSLPSQRAYSTHPPHAKLNLPTDYSTTPLLAQTSQSALNNPELSPEVRNGPTKRMNMFQAVNDALSVALAQDESVLIFGEDVAFGGVFRCTGKLADTYGADRVFNTPLCEQGIMGFAIGVAAEGMRPVAEIQFADYVYPAFDQLVNEAAKFRYRDGSCGRSAGGLTVRMPCGGVGHGGLYHTQSPESLFTHIPGLRVIMPRSPIQAKGLLLSAIRSNDPCVFMEPKILYRAAVEQVPTGSYTLPLSKAEVLKEGKDVTIISYGQPLYKCMDALQKAEKDFGVSVELIDLRTVYPWDKETVFQSVRKTGRCIVVHESMVNAGIGAEVAAAIQEDSETFVRLEAPVARVAGWSIHTPLMFEALNIPDVARIYANIKKVLNF from the exons ATGAGAGGCTCAACTATCCGGCCCAAGGCGCAATGCCTTCGTTCGCTTTCCAAGGGCCTGACTAAACGTCCTTCGGCCGGTCTACGATCTGTCCCCGTTGCTGCTACTCTGGCGCCGTCTCTCCCGTCGCAACGAGCGTACTCGACACACCCGCCTCATGCGAAGCTCAATCTTCCTACCGACTATTCGACAACTCCATTGCTTGCGCAGACATCCCAATCGGCGCTCAACAACCCTGAGCTGTCTCCCGAAGTCCGCAATGGCCCAACAAAGCGCATGAACATGTTCCAAGCTGTCAACGATGCCCTATCTGTCGCCCTCGCCCAAGACGAATCGGTCTTGATATTCGGCGAGGACGTCGCATTTGGTGGTGTCTTCCGCTGTACGGGAAAGCTTGCCGACACATATGGCGCCGACCGCGTCTTCAACACTCCGTTGTGCGAGCAGGGTATTATGGGCTTTGCCATTGGCGTTGCTGCCGAGGGAATGCGCCCTGTTGCCGAGATCCAGTTTGCCGACTACGTATACCCGGCTTTCGACCAGCTGGTGAACGAGGCTGCCAAGTTCAGATACAGGGATGGTTCTTGCGGGCGGAGTGCCGGGGGGTTAACGGTACGCATGCCCTGCGGAGGTGTTGGTCATGGTGGTCTCTACCACACACAGTCGCCGGAGAGCTTGTTCACACATATTCCAGGATTGCGAGTGATCATGCCCAGATCACCCATCCAGGCCAAGGGCTTGCTGTTATCCGCCATTCGCAGCAATGACCCATGTGTCTTCATGGAACCCAAGATCCTCTACCGTGCTGCCGTTGAGCAGGTGCCCACCGGGTCCTATACGCTGCCATTATCCAAGGCTGAAGTgctgaaggaaggaaaggatgtGACCATCATCTCATACGGTCAACCCCTATACAAATGCATGGATGCGTTGCaaaaggccgagaaggactTTGGTGTCTCAGTGGAATTGATTGACCTCCGAACGGTCTATCCATGGGACAAGGAGACCGTGTTCCAGAGTGTCAGGAAGACGGGGCGCTGCATCGTGGTTCATGAATCTATGGTCAATGCCGGCATTGGTGCCGAGGTGGCCGCTGCCATCCAAGAGGACTCGGAAACCTTTGTTAGACTCGAAGCTCCCGTGGCTCGAGTTGCTGGATGGAGCATTCACACGCCTCTCATGTTCGAGGCACTTAACATTCCGGATGTTGCGA GGATATATGCCAACATCAAGAAGGTGTTGAACTTTTGA